In Sulfitobacter sp. W027, a single window of DNA contains:
- a CDS encoding DUF2254 domain-containing protein, translating to MNIKDLIPHTLFRKAREYSRKLWVRVAFMGLLAFVALGMTQLFEPLVPKEVATRLTGEAADRLLQIIADAMLAVTIFSITIMVTVYRASSAQFTPRAHRLIIQDRTTQNTLAVFIGAYVYALVAIIMRELGIYVDERSFVLFLTTVMVLAIIVIFLIRWVLHLQSFGSLIDTTRQIENVTTSLFKERLKTPCMGGHPLTGPAPEDARPIFAPESGYLKHIYPEALDQQARDHGVEIYLTRRIGDFIFVGEPLVMVARRGTPQDKDHDWDSLEQKVFDTVQLGDLRTFDQDPRFGLRVLGEVASKALSPGINDGGTAIDVITRIGRILSYYSDEAKPGGKINLPNLHIPPIPSDALIEDGFGALARDGASVVEVQMALQEVLAGLMHHPDPGLAASAREAAENHLRRSFEEVPFGPDRARIWEAACKEVRAAVESPD from the coding sequence ATGAACATCAAAGACCTGATCCCGCATACGCTGTTTCGCAAAGCCCGCGAATATTCTCGCAAACTCTGGGTGCGGGTGGCCTTCATGGGGCTGTTGGCCTTTGTCGCTCTCGGGATGACCCAGCTTTTCGAACCCTTGGTACCCAAGGAGGTTGCCACCCGGCTAACCGGCGAAGCGGCGGACCGGTTGTTGCAGATCATCGCGGATGCGATGCTTGCGGTCACGATCTTCTCCATCACCATCATGGTCACGGTCTACCGCGCGTCTTCCGCGCAATTCACCCCCCGCGCGCATCGTTTGATCATTCAAGACCGGACCACACAGAACACGCTGGCGGTGTTCATCGGGGCCTATGTCTATGCGCTGGTGGCGATCATCATGCGCGAGCTTGGGATCTACGTCGACGAACGCTCTTTCGTATTGTTCCTGACCACGGTGATGGTCTTGGCGATCATCGTGATCTTTCTGATCCGCTGGGTCCTGCATCTGCAAAGTTTCGGCAGTCTGATCGACACCACCCGCCAGATCGAGAATGTGACCACTTCGCTTTTTAAGGAACGCCTTAAAACACCCTGTATGGGCGGCCACCCTTTGACCGGCCCCGCGCCCGAAGACGCCCGCCCAATCTTTGCGCCGGAAAGCGGTTATCTGAAACACATCTACCCCGAAGCGCTGGACCAGCAGGCCCGCGACCACGGGGTCGAGATCTATCTCACCCGGCGCATCGGTGACTTTATCTTTGTGGGAGAGCCTTTGGTGATGGTCGCCCGCCGGGGCACGCCGCAGGATAAGGACCATGATTGGGACAGTCTTGAGCAAAAGGTGTTCGACACCGTGCAACTGGGCGATCTGCGGACCTTTGACCAAGACCCGCGCTTTGGCCTGCGGGTCTTGGGCGAGGTCGCCTCCAAAGCGCTGTCGCCGGGGATCAACGATGGCGGCACGGCGATTGATGTCATCACCCGCATCGGGCGCATTCTGTCTTACTACTCTGACGAGGCGAAGCCGGGCGGCAAGATCAACCTGCCCAACCTGCACATCCCGCCGATCCCGTCGGATGCCCTGATCGAAGACGGTTTTGGCGCGCTGGCCCGTGATGGGGCCTCGGTCGTTGAGGTGCAGATGGCCCTGCAAGAGGTGCTGGCCGGGTTAATGCATCACCCTGACCCCGGCCTTGCCGCCTCGGCACGTGAGGCGGCAGAGAACCATCTGCGCCGGTCTTTTGAAGAGGTGCCCTTCGGCCCCGACCGGGCGCGGATCTGGGAGGCCGCCTGCAAAGAGGTGCGCGCGGCTGTGGAATCGCCGGATTAA
- a CDS encoding HlyC/CorC family transporter — translation METGPALFDTAFWISTGIILFLLVLSGFFSGSETALTAASRGKLRAQADKGASGAIRALKITEDNERLIGSVLLGNNLVNILAASMATALFTRLFGESGVALATLVMTLLVLVFSEVLPKTYAITNAERAAALVSRPISIVVLLFSPVVTAVRYFVRGVLRLFGVQIDPDSNILAVREEIAGALQLGHSEGVVEKEDRDRILGALDLRERAVEEVMLHRSGIEMIDADSDPTDIMEKCLQSNHTRLPVFRDDPENIIGVIHAKDLLRAMYKLIGGPKGDAAALNGFNVADVVMKPYFVPETSTLDEQMRQFLRRRTHFALVVDEYGSLQGLITLEDILEEIVGEITDEFDPDADHPLKQSEDGHLMVEGAMTIRDLNRATDWSLPDDEANTVAGLVIHEAQMIPTVGQVFSFHNFRFEVMERDGNRITQLKIRPL, via the coding sequence ATGGAAACGGGCCCCGCCCTTTTTGACACCGCATTCTGGATCAGTACCGGAATTATCCTGTTTCTCCTCGTCCTGTCCGGCTTCTTTTCGGGGTCCGAAACGGCGCTGACCGCCGCCTCGCGCGGGAAGCTGCGCGCGCAGGCCGACAAAGGGGCAAGCGGGGCAATACGGGCGCTCAAAATCACCGAGGATAACGAACGGCTGATCGGCTCGGTCCTTCTGGGCAACAACTTGGTCAACATCCTTGCCGCCTCCATGGCAACGGCGCTGTTTACGCGGCTTTTCGGTGAAAGCGGCGTGGCGCTGGCGACATTGGTGATGACGCTCTTGGTGCTCGTCTTCTCGGAGGTTCTGCCCAAGACCTATGCCATCACCAATGCCGAGAGGGCCGCAGCACTCGTCTCGCGGCCCATCAGCATCGTGGTGTTGCTTTTCTCGCCGGTGGTGACGGCGGTACGCTATTTCGTGCGCGGTGTGTTGCGGCTTTTCGGGGTACAGATCGACCCTGACAGCAACATCCTTGCCGTGCGCGAAGAGATCGCCGGGGCGTTGCAATTGGGCCATTCCGAGGGTGTCGTCGAAAAAGAGGACCGCGACCGCATCTTGGGCGCGCTCGACTTGCGCGAACGCGCGGTGGAAGAGGTCATGCTGCACCGTTCGGGGATTGAGATGATCGACGCGGATTCCGATCCGACCGACATCATGGAGAAATGCCTGCAATCCAACCACACCCGCCTGCCGGTCTTTCGGGACGATCCGGAAAACATCATCGGCGTAATCCACGCCAAAGACCTCTTGCGTGCCATGTACAAGCTGATCGGCGGCCCCAAAGGCGATGCCGCGGCGCTTAACGGGTTCAACGTGGCCGATGTGGTGATGAAACCTTACTTCGTGCCCGAAACTTCGACTTTGGACGAGCAGATGCGCCAGTTCCTGCGTCGCCGCACGCATTTTGCGCTGGTGGTGGATGAATATGGCTCATTGCAGGGGCTGATCACGCTCGAAGACATTCTCGAAGAGATCGTCGGCGAGATCACGGATGAATTCGACCCTGACGCGGATCACCCGCTCAAACAGTCCGAGGATGGGCATCTGATGGTTGAAGGGGCCATGACGATCCGTGATCTTAACCGCGCCACCGACTGGTCCCTGCCCGATGATGAGGCCAATACCGTGGCCGGGCTGGTAATCCATGAGGCGCAGATGATCCCCACCGTGGGTCAGGTTTTCTCCTTCCACAACTTCCGGTTTGAAGTCATGGAGCGGGACGGCAACCGCATTACGCAGTTGAAAATCCGCCCCCTCTAA
- a CDS encoding metallophosphoesterase has protein sequence MQAKINCAELGVLDGPLLLFGGPYSNLQAVEALADFAAARGVGEDQMICTGDIVAYCGAPSESVAAIRALGCAVVAGNCELQLASGAEDCGCGFAPGSNCDMLSGAWYAHAAQALAAEAKTWMGSLPDVAVFQHHGQRYGVIHGGVRDVARFIWSESAEAVFEEEWQALEEIVGPVDHIIAGHSGLPFIRETPRGRWINAGVIGMPPHDGAQQSRVALLDGGDVTFHRLSYDVAGAVADMAKAGLPRAYAHALQSGYWPSEDVLPPGLRVPSLARG, from the coding sequence ATGCAGGCGAAAATCAACTGTGCAGAGCTTGGGGTTCTGGACGGGCCGCTGCTATTGTTCGGTGGGCCTTATTCCAACCTTCAGGCGGTAGAGGCGCTGGCGGATTTTGCCGCCGCGCGCGGCGTTGGCGAGGATCAGATGATCTGCACCGGGGATATCGTCGCCTACTGCGGGGCACCAAGCGAAAGCGTGGCGGCGATCCGGGCGCTTGGCTGTGCCGTGGTGGCCGGGAATTGCGAGTTGCAACTGGCCAGCGGAGCTGAGGATTGCGGCTGCGGATTTGCACCGGGCAGCAACTGCGACATGCTGTCGGGCGCGTGGTACGCCCATGCCGCGCAGGCGTTGGCCGCAGAGGCGAAGACGTGGATGGGGTCACTGCCGGATGTGGCGGTGTTCCAGCATCACGGGCAGCGCTATGGCGTGATCCACGGCGGGGTACGCGACGTGGCGCGATTCATCTGGTCTGAGAGTGCCGAGGCGGTGTTTGAGGAGGAGTGGCAGGCGCTGGAGGAGATCGTTGGCCCGGTCGATCACATTATCGCCGGGCATTCCGGCCTGCCGTTTATACGAGAGACGCCGCGCGGGCGCTGGATCAATGCGGGCGTCATCGGCATGCCGCCCCACGACGGAGCCCAGCAGTCGCGGGTGGCGTTGCTGGACGGGGGCGATGTGACGTTTCATCGGCTCAGCTATGACGTCGCAGGTGCCGTGGCCGATATGGCCAAGGCCGGTCTGCCGCGCGCCTATGCGCACGCGCTGCAGAGCGGTTACTGGCCCTCGGAAGACGTGCTGCCGCCCGGTTTGCGGGTGCCGTCTTTGGCCAGAGGGTGA
- a CDS encoding tyrosine recombinase — MMMSHTQTFHWISSFLEAAAAEQGAATNTQLAYGRDLKDFDAFLARQNHDFLTASRGEVEDYLVYCDAQGLAKSTRARRLSAIKQLYRFAFEEGLREDNPAVQIAGPGQDKRLPKILSEEEVDRLLDAARNSGRALADQLRNTCLMELLYATGMRVSELVSLPVSAARGDPRLLLISGKGGRERLVPLSEPARDALAAWLVVRDKADEAAQAKGKPPARHLFPSRGATGHLTRHRFYLLIKEFAVTGGVAPDKVTPHTLRHAFATHLLANGADLRAIQTMLGHADVATTEIYTHVLEERLSDLVLERHPLAKDGTRKPGGSTSSEGQ; from the coding sequence ATGATGATGTCCCATACCCAAACCTTCCACTGGATCTCTAGCTTTCTAGAGGCCGCTGCCGCCGAACAGGGCGCTGCCACGAACACGCAGCTGGCCTATGGCCGTGACCTCAAGGACTTTGACGCCTTTTTGGCGCGGCAGAACCATGACTTCCTCACCGCGAGCCGGGGCGAGGTTGAGGATTACCTCGTCTATTGCGATGCCCAAGGCCTTGCCAAATCGACCCGCGCGCGGCGTCTGTCGGCGATCAAGCAGCTCTACCGCTTCGCCTTTGAAGAAGGGCTGCGCGAGGACAATCCCGCAGTGCAGATCGCCGGACCGGGGCAAGACAAGCGCCTGCCCAAGATCCTGTCCGAGGAAGAGGTCGACCGCCTTCTGGATGCCGCGCGCAACTCAGGCCGGGCGCTGGCCGATCAGCTGCGCAACACCTGCCTGATGGAGCTGCTCTATGCCACTGGCATGCGGGTCAGCGAATTGGTCAGCCTGCCGGTCAGCGCCGCGCGGGGAGATCCGCGCCTTCTGCTGATTTCAGGCAAAGGCGGGCGCGAGCGGCTGGTGCCCCTGTCGGAACCCGCACGCGATGCGCTCGCGGCATGGCTGGTGGTGCGTGACAAGGCGGATGAGGCGGCCCAAGCCAAGGGCAAACCGCCCGCGCGGCATCTCTTCCCCTCGCGCGGGGCGACGGGCCATTTGACGCGGCATCGTTTCTATCTGCTGATCAAGGAATTCGCCGTGACCGGGGGTGTGGCCCCGGACAAAGTCACGCCGCATACGCTGCGCCATGCCTTTGCCACGCATCTTCTGGCCAATGGTGCAGATCTGCGCGCGATCCAAACCATGCTGGGCCATGCCGATGTGGCCACGACCGAGATCTACACCCATGTGTTGGAAGAGCGTCTGTCCGACCTTGTGCTAGAGCGTCACCCTCTGGCCAAAGACGGCACCCGCAAACCGGGCGGCAGCACGTCTTCCGAGGGCCAGTAA